In Paenibacillus sp. FSL R7-0345, a single window of DNA contains:
- a CDS encoding GNAT family N-acetyltransferase, with protein MEITIRQCSLDDLKALQALSIETFNETFKDQNSPEVMQDYLDNAFSDDKLEQELSRTGSAFFFAMADGEPAGYLKLNIDEAQSEDTGADTLEIERIYLSSRYHRNGLGKHLINHALANAAQHNKTRVWLGVWEKNKPAIGFYQKMGFVQTGTHIFQMGDEAQTDLIMEKLL; from the coding sequence ATGGAAATAACAATAAGACAATGCAGCCTGGATGACTTAAAGGCACTTCAAGCCCTTAGCATCGAAACCTTTAATGAAACGTTTAAAGACCAGAATTCTCCGGAGGTTATGCAGGATTATCTGGACAATGCTTTTTCTGATGATAAACTGGAGCAGGAGCTGTCACGCACGGGTTCGGCATTCTTTTTTGCCATGGCAGATGGGGAGCCGGCGGGTTATCTGAAGCTGAATATAGATGAGGCCCAGTCCGAAGATACAGGAGCTGACACGCTCGAAATTGAGCGGATCTATCTCAGCAGCAGGTACCATAGAAACGGGCTGGGCAAACACTTGATAAACCATGCGCTGGCTAACGCTGCTCAGCATAATAAAACCCGAGTCTGGCTTGGAGTATGGGAAAAGAATAAGCCGGCAATCGGATTTTATCAAAAAATGGGCTTTGTCCAGACCGGAACGCATATCTTTCAGATGGGCGATGAAGCACAGACAGATCTGATTATGGAAAAACTGCTGTAA
- a CDS encoding LacI family DNA-binding transcriptional regulator, protein MRKTSIKDIALKANVSIATVSYVLNGTRNVRPETHRRVTEAIEELNYKPNDIAKSLKRNRTNTIGVIAEDITVFNAPEIIDGINDYGDRHDLQILLVNLRLDKRIGRNFGDTEVYRKYAENAVSELLRKQVDGIIYIGVHTRDLTGLIDVEGKPIVYTYGYTQDNLSIQFNDEQASYEAMAYLVSKGHRRIAIISGLMDSIPSRHRLKGYYRAVTEFELPFDPMLIKMGDWERESGYRLTGELLDLPEPPTAILSMNDVMVVGVLQMAGERGVSIPGDLSVIGFDNREFSDYLQPRITTMGLPLHEMGFQAMESLYQMINGEQVQQLKMPECRLIERGSVKDLHSDVKHS, encoded by the coding sequence ATGAGGAAAACCAGCATCAAAGACATTGCACTCAAGGCCAATGTTTCCATTGCTACGGTCTCCTATGTGCTTAACGGAACCCGGAATGTGCGTCCTGAGACTCACCGGAGGGTAACAGAGGCCATAGAAGAACTGAATTATAAGCCTAATGATATTGCCAAGAGCCTGAAACGCAACCGGACGAATACAATCGGGGTAATCGCCGAGGATATCACGGTGTTCAACGCACCGGAGATTATTGACGGTATCAATGATTACGGAGACCGGCACGATCTGCAGATCCTGCTCGTCAATCTCCGGCTGGATAAACGGATTGGTCGCAATTTCGGCGATACGGAGGTTTACCGCAAGTATGCCGAGAATGCCGTATCCGAGCTGCTCCGCAAACAAGTGGACGGAATCATTTACATCGGTGTTCACACCCGTGATTTGACCGGACTTATTGATGTTGAAGGCAAGCCCATTGTGTATACTTACGGGTATACACAAGACAATTTATCCATCCAGTTCAATGATGAACAGGCTTCCTATGAAGCGATGGCTTATCTGGTCAGTAAGGGACACCGGCGGATTGCGATTATCAGCGGTCTGATGGATTCTATTCCATCCAGACACCGGCTGAAGGGTTACTACAGGGCCGTTACTGAATTTGAACTGCCGTTTGATCCCATGCTGATCAAAATGGGGGACTGGGAGCGCGAATCAGGCTACCGGCTGACTGGTGAGCTGCTTGACCTGCCGGAGCCGCCGACAGCGATCCTGTCGATGAATGATGTTATGGTCGTCGGCGTACTCCAGATGGCGGGCGAGCGCGGCGTAAGTATCCCCGGAGATCTCTCGGTCATCGGCTTTGATAACCGCGAGTTCAGCGACTATCTTCAGCCAAGGATTACGACGATGGGATTGCCGCTGCATGAGATGGGCTTTCAGGCAATGGAATCGCTGTACCAGATGATCAACGGAGAACAGGTTCAGCAGCTGAAGATGCCTGAATGCCGGCTGATTGAGCGCGGCTCAGTGAAAGACCTGCACAGTGATGTGAAACACAGCTAG
- a CDS encoding MarR family transcriptional regulator, protein MKEILREIGMIARALDSISNIEFKEFDLTKGQYLYLVRICEHPGIIQEKVAEMLKVDRTTAARAIQKLERNGLVEKRDDPHNRKINLLFPTAKGEQIFPYILREHEHSDNVALAGLSEMETDALFELLQRVRRNVEMDWESVKKGHKREY, encoded by the coding sequence ATGAAGGAAATTCTGCGAGAAATCGGGATGATTGCCAGAGCTCTGGATTCGATCAGCAATATAGAATTTAAAGAATTTGATCTGACTAAAGGACAATACCTGTACCTTGTCCGCATCTGTGAGCATCCGGGTATCATCCAGGAAAAGGTTGCCGAAATGCTCAAGGTTGACCGTACTACGGCTGCCCGGGCCATCCAGAAGCTGGAGCGGAACGGACTGGTTGAAAAGAGGGATGACCCGCATAACAGGAAGATCAACCTGCTTTTTCCCACTGCTAAGGGTGAACAGATCTTCCCGTATATCCTTAGGGAGCACGAGCATTCGGATAACGTAGCGTTGGCAGGGCTGTCTGAAATGGAGACGGACGCCTTGTTTGAGCTTTTGCAGCGGGTCAGAAGGAATGTAGAGATGGACTGGGAATCAGTAAAGAAGGGCCATAAACGCGAATATTGA